The following are encoded together in the Triticum dicoccoides isolate Atlit2015 ecotype Zavitan chromosome 6B, WEW_v2.0, whole genome shotgun sequence genome:
- the LOC119321014 gene encoding uncharacterized protein LOC119321014, with amino-acid sequence FTVYKRALFLIVGWFADFFLGFPSNAQGLLPLFLRAVARLAACVASRPPAAVAATVLYHGGALPRDPRLERLVCDGMLNGGGGDSRILHFVVGVMRSLG; translated from the coding sequence TTTACTGTGTATAAACGTGCTCTGTTTCTGATCGTTGGTTGGTTTGCTGATTTCTTCTTGGGTTTTCCATCCAATGCGCAGGGTCTCCTGCCGCTGTTCCTCCGGGCGGTGGCGAGGCTGGCGGCGTGCGTCGCGAGCCGGCCGCCGGCGGCCGTTGCGGCGACCGTGCTGTACCACGGCGGGGCGCTGCCGAGGGACCCCCGGCTGGAGCGGCTGGTCTGCGACGGCAtgctcaacggcggcggcggcgacagccgCATCCTGCATTTCGTCGTCGGCGTGATGAGGTCCCTGGGCTAG
- the LOC119325812 gene encoding uncharacterized protein LOC119325812 has translation MFDSLLNSKFHNKCKHAIKCTRTRLDLVRKKKQAMVKFLRKDVADLLTNNLESHAFGRMEGLIVEMNQASCYDMIEQYCDYIGKQLNNLQKQSECPHEALEAVSTLIFAAARYPDLPELCELRHVFTEKYGASIEPFVSSEFVQKLQNKSFTKEEKLQVIEDVAEEFVIPFNTKTFEQQISGVPPTKKELLKKGSFNGVEVEVSGRNGHRVDKHAVLDRKSKSIPDKREWKQEFQIKPKDIHVVPDYIGQVGEKSRKNYSDKPVEKKHLDSDVPSVDMKRRNGHEKEINKDEKKGGQSWRELMNAEELDLNGSKKQEVAMAKSVQREMKKIVPPYTDLKVTEEKDGTEKANGKGYHRTHMAGGTDHNWGHADLGLKTLGLEKQETESAGTLNGNGKTVNKVPPYSKPYRATSEKSAEEDNNGLYNRARHLEEFGQPVQDRQQMPEKLVNMRPPYVKPNSSMKPAHENPTDQAANGYKLNGSEATGHRRDGLVNDDGAPRPVSVRRKSSRPPTHGSLHDEATNDEKVTNQTPGGRTRRPSSRNGSQDDHERRKHSSRRNGSTSGSDYQTEEDETDTAIDFGNLLPRAPRKHRSRSAHPREGGGHDDEERMMDKLLRHYSKKGMEREEEHKTRSKSRTPRPRADQPADGNNRDGAPSHPERTASLPTESGSPVGRTKAPAPVRSTSLQQDTSRGNVHPKMPDFDELAARISAMKRA, from the exons ATGTTTGATAGCTTGCTCAACTCCAAGTTCCACAACAAATG CAAGCACGCGATCAAATGCACCCGGACCCGGCTGGATCTGGTGCGCAAGAAGAAGCAGGCCATGGTGAAGTTCCTGAGGAAGGACGTCGCCGACCTCCTCACCAATAACCTTGAATCGCACGCCTTCGGACGG ATGGAAGGGCTGATTGTGGAGATGAACCAAGCTTCCTGCTATGACATGATCGAGCAGTATTGCGACTACATAGGGAAGCAGCTCAACAACCTGCAGAAACAGAG TGAATGCCCTCATGAAGCCTTGGAAGCTGTGTCAACTCTGATTTTCGCTGCTGCTAGATATCCTGATTTACCTGAACTGTGTGAACTCAGACATGTATTCACAGAGAAATATGGGGCTTCCATTGAACCTTTTGTTAGCTCTGAG TTTGTTCAGAAGCTTCAGAACAAATCATTTACTAAGGAGGAGAAGTTGCAAGTGATTGAAGATGTTGCTGAAGAATTTGTGATCCCGTTTAATACCAAGACATTTGAACAACAGATATCTGGTGTACCTCCAACTAAAAAG GAACTTCTAAAGAAGGGTTCATTCAACGGCGTAGAGGTTGAAGTATCAGGGCGCAATGGACACAGGGTAGATAAGCATGCTGTGCTTGACAGGAAATCTAAATCTATACCTGATAAGCGTGAATGGAAGCAGGAATTTCAGATAAAACCAAAAGATATTCATGTCGTTCCTGATTACATTGGTCAAGTTGGTGAGAAAAGCAGAAAGAACTATTCAGATAAACCTGTTGAGAAGAAACATTTGGATAGTGATGTGCCTTCTGTGGACATGAAGCGACGGAATGGTCATGAAAAGGAGATCAACAAGGACGAGAAAAAGGGCGGTCAGTCTTGGAGGGAACTGATGAATGCAGAGGAGCTGGATCTTAATGGCTCAAAGAAGCAGGAGGTTGCCATGGCAAAATCTGTTCAAAGAGAAATGAAGAAAATAGTTCCTCCATACACAGACCTAAAGGTAACTGAGGAGAAAGATGGCACCGAAAAGGCAAATGGCAAAGGCTACCATCGGACCCACATGGCTGGTGGCACTGATCATAACTGGGGACATGCTGACTTGGGGCTTAAAACCCTGGGCCTGGAAAAGCAAGAAACTGAATCAGCTGGTACCTTGAATGGCAATGGCAAAACAGTAAACAAGGTTCCTCCATATTCTAAGCCGTACAGAGCGACTAGCGAGAAATCTGCTGAAGAAGATAATAATGGTTTGTATAATCGGGCACGACATCTGGAAGAGTTTGGACAGCCGGTGCAAGATAGGCAGCAAATGCCAGAGAAGCTAGTCAACATGCGGCCTCCCTATGTGAAGCCAAACTCTAGCATGAAGCCCGCGCATGAAAATCCAACAGATCAAGCTGCTAATGGTTACAAGCTCAACGGCTCGGAAGCAACGGGTCACCGGAGAGACGGTCTGGTCAACGATGATGGTGCACCTCGGCCCGTTTCCGTCAGAAGGAAAAGTTCAAGGCCACCAACACACGGTTCTTTGCACGACGAGGCGACCAATGATGAAAAGGTGACAAACCAAACCCCTGGTGGCCGAACAAGGCGTCCAAGCAGCAGGAATGGCTCCCAAGACGACCATGAGCGACGAAAGCACTCGAGCAGGCGTAACGGGTCGACAAGCGGCAGTGACTACCAGACAGAGGAGGATGAGACTGACACTGCGATTGACTTTGGCAACCTCTTGCCCCGAGCGCCTCGGAAGCACCGGAGCAGGAGCGCTCATCCCCGTGAAGGAGGAGGGCACGACGACGAAGAGAGGATGATGGATAAGCTTCTGAGACACTACAGCAAGAAGGggatggagagggaggaggagcaCAAGACGAGGTCGAAGTCCAGGACCCCTCGGCCTCGAGCAGATCAACCTGCTGATGGCAACAACAGAGATGGAGCGCCCAGTCATCCAGAGAGAACCGCATCTCTGCCTACAGAATCAGGTTCACCGGTGGGGAGGACGAAGGCTCCTGCCCCTGTTCGGTCCACCTCGCTGCAGCAGGACACGTCCAGGGGGAACGTGCACCCGAAGATGCCGGATTTTGACGAACTGGCTGCACGGATCAGCGCCATGAAGAGGGCATGA